A region of Nitrosomonas stercoris DNA encodes the following proteins:
- a CDS encoding quaternary ammonium compound-resistance protein, whose product MNWIILVIAGLFEIGWAIGLKYTEGFTRFWPVVGTVLSMVISVGLLGIAMKSLPIGTAYAVWVGIGAVGTAILGIVFLGESANLSRILSLALIVAGIIGLKLATPT is encoded by the coding sequence ATGAATTGGATAATTCTTGTCATTGCTGGTTTATTTGAGATTGGTTGGGCAATTGGCCTTAAATATACCGAAGGTTTTACGCGTTTCTGGCCTGTTGTTGGCACTGTGTTGTCTATGGTGATCAGCGTTGGCTTGTTGGGAATCGCCATGAAATCACTACCAATAGGAACAGCATACGCCGTATGGGTGGGCATTGGTGCAGTGGGTACTGCCATTTTAGGCATTGTTTTTCTGGGGGAATCGGCTAATTTGTCGCGCATACTTAGCTTGGCTTTGATTGTGGCAGGCATTATTGGGCTGAAGCTGGCTACGCCTACCTGA